In Paeniglutamicibacter kerguelensis, one genomic interval encodes:
- a CDS encoding helix-turn-helix domain-containing protein: MTLTIRRILGVSAVSEGHPQVLGQARLLDSPVRSIHVTESADLSGLLEGGELILSSGLSLTTSLETTQAFLDGLAAAGAAGVIFSFLSDAPEIKKCLETAAATAQIPVVLLDDRARFVDITETVHRLIYSAARGLSGLDAVSNFLSSAAASHLELRELFSAIADMLDAPLVLEDSLSTVVIHQGLDPEQMRRFIQAPASSKVLGSSVRVVGNENWLVYPVIGHGRKVGQLVSTVGAGNPRASLGMEEVGASFGELLPNGSADLALARQESLSTMVKEVRSGEIRSEKELLLHAAMLGVASVDLFVPIAINFKQRGSAVSASASPDLAAITATLQDTLRGSSFPAFACDSGANGVGILLCLPAAADIEAALSIVHDSIGPVLGTYGNDSSWTMGVGTASPELGITALKGLDEACRVAHSASTMDHSGAPYHRASDLGFRWLMQRLLDVEESHTYVHDQLAPFLDEPEYMDFIETYLQTNGSIAELSRALHLSRPSVYARLRRIEKVQGRELTDADTMTSLHLAVTLYRLGVRG; the protein is encoded by the coding sequence ATGACCTTAACGATTCGCCGAATTCTAGGGGTTTCAGCGGTCAGCGAGGGACATCCACAGGTGCTCGGCCAGGCTCGACTCCTGGATTCCCCGGTCCGCAGCATCCACGTGACAGAGTCCGCGGATTTGTCCGGCCTCCTGGAAGGCGGGGAACTGATCCTCAGTTCCGGCCTGTCCTTGACGACATCGCTAGAGACAACCCAGGCCTTTTTGGACGGCTTGGCCGCAGCAGGGGCAGCCGGGGTGATCTTCTCCTTCCTTTCCGATGCGCCCGAAATCAAGAAGTGCCTGGAAACGGCTGCTGCCACGGCGCAGATTCCTGTGGTGCTGCTGGACGACCGCGCCCGTTTCGTTGACATCACCGAAACCGTGCATCGGCTTATCTACTCCGCCGCCAGAGGGCTGAGCGGGTTGGATGCGGTATCGAATTTTCTTTCATCCGCGGCCGCCTCTCACCTGGAGCTGAGGGAGCTGTTCTCCGCGATCGCCGACATGCTCGATGCACCCCTTGTCCTCGAGGATTCGCTGTCCACAGTTGTCATCCACCAGGGCCTGGACCCGGAGCAGATGCGGCGTTTCATCCAGGCGCCAGCCTCTTCGAAGGTCTTGGGCTCCAGTGTCCGCGTCGTGGGCAACGAGAACTGGCTGGTCTACCCGGTTATCGGCCATGGCCGGAAGGTGGGGCAGCTTGTCTCAACGGTGGGCGCGGGAAACCCACGCGCTTCCCTGGGCATGGAGGAGGTCGGCGCGTCATTCGGCGAACTGCTGCCCAATGGCTCTGCCGACTTGGCGCTGGCCCGGCAGGAGTCGCTGTCGACCATGGTCAAGGAGGTTCGCTCGGGCGAAATCCGAAGCGAAAAGGAATTGTTGCTGCACGCGGCGATGCTGGGCGTGGCATCCGTCGACTTGTTCGTACCCATCGCCATCAACTTCAAGCAGCGCGGCAGCGCCGTGTCAGCGTCGGCAAGCCCCGACCTGGCAGCCATTACCGCCACGCTGCAGGACACGCTTCGCGGTTCCAGCTTCCCGGCCTTTGCCTGTGATTCCGGCGCAAACGGGGTGGGCATCCTTTTATGCCTGCCCGCGGCGGCCGACATCGAGGCAGCCCTGTCAATCGTCCATGACAGCATCGGACCGGTACTCGGCACTTACGGCAACGACAGTTCCTGGACGATGGGAGTTGGAACGGCCAGCCCCGAGCTGGGCATCACGGCCCTGAAGGGATTGGACGAAGCCTGCCGCGTGGCGCACTCGGCGTCGACCATGGACCATTCCGGGGCTCCGTACCACCGCGCCAGCGACCTCGGCTTCCGTTGGCTCATGCAACGCCTGCTGGACGTGGAGGAAAGCCACACCTATGTGCACGACCAACTCGCACCGTTCCTGGACGAGCCGGAGTACATGGACTTCATCGAGACCTACCTCCAGACCAACGGCAGCATCGCGGAGTTGTCCCGGGCACTGCATTTGAGCCGGCCAAGCGTCTACGCCCGGCTGCGCAGGATCGAAAAAGTCCAGGGCCGCGAACTGACCGACGCCGACACCATGACGTCCCTGCACCTTGCAGTCACCCTGTACCGGTTGGGCGTCAGGGGATAA
- a CDS encoding rhodanese-related sulfurtransferase, producing the protein MSQNRIVLYYAFTPLADPEAVRLWQRTLLERWGLRGRIIISKDGINGTVGGEIFAVKQYVKATREYPAFKKMDIKWSEGSAEDFPRISVKVRDEIVSFGAPGELKIDDNGVLGGGVHLKPEALHELVEAKKAAGQEVHFFDGRNAFEAQIGKFKNAIVPDVETTHDFIAEIESGKYDDMKDQPVVTYCTGGIRCEVLSALMVNRGFTEVYQMQGGIVRYGETFGDKGLWEGSLYVFDKRMHMEFSEDAVTIGKCVCCEAPTNKFENCANLSCRNLRLFCADCAATDELRRCPDCVASANALESVSS; encoded by the coding sequence GTGTCGCAGAACCGAATTGTCTTGTATTACGCCTTTACCCCACTCGCCGACCCCGAGGCCGTGCGCCTATGGCAGCGAACGCTCCTAGAGAGGTGGGGTCTTCGCGGACGCATCATCATCTCCAAGGACGGCATCAACGGAACGGTCGGGGGCGAGATCTTTGCCGTCAAGCAGTACGTCAAGGCCACCCGCGAGTACCCGGCGTTCAAGAAGATGGATATCAAGTGGTCCGAGGGATCTGCCGAGGATTTCCCGCGTATTTCCGTGAAGGTCCGCGATGAAATCGTGTCATTCGGTGCCCCGGGCGAGCTGAAGATCGACGACAACGGCGTACTCGGCGGCGGCGTGCACCTCAAGCCCGAGGCCCTGCACGAATTGGTTGAAGCGAAGAAGGCCGCAGGCCAGGAGGTCCACTTCTTCGACGGCCGAAACGCCTTTGAAGCCCAGATCGGCAAATTCAAGAACGCGATCGTTCCGGACGTCGAAACAACGCACGACTTCATCGCCGAAATCGAATCCGGCAAATACGATGACATGAAAGACCAGCCCGTTGTGACATATTGCACAGGCGGAATTCGCTGTGAAGTGCTTTCGGCCCTCATGGTCAATCGCGGCTTCACCGAGGTCTACCAGATGCAGGGCGGCATCGTCCGCTACGGGGAAACCTTCGGTGACAAGGGGCTCTGGGAAGGCTCGCTGTATGTCTTCGACAAGCGCATGCACATGGAATTCAGCGAAGACGCCGTGACCATCGGCAAGTGCGTTTGCTGTGAGGCGCCAACCAACAAGTTTGAGAACTGCGCGAACCTTTCCTGCCGGAACCTGCGCCTGTTCTGTGCGGACTGCGCCGCCACGGACGAACTGCGTCGCTGCCCCGACTGCGTCGCGTCGGCCAACGCGCTTGAAAGCGTCAGTTCGTAG
- a CDS encoding GNAT family N-acetyltransferase encodes MAVAETLHKHPKRRLTAFANEISSLIEAAQAAGLNVVNSDEVLMVTEMSGHDVEEPRPTEGFAFQIERDNTHAYVSIHPVEDAEVVAASGHVSAVEGYAIFDRIITAPDFRRRGLGSLIMRALVSLALEHDVEEGLLIASVDGQQLYQSLGWTNLGNVVLFEGKQDA; translated from the coding sequence GTGGCTGTTGCCGAGACGCTGCACAAGCACCCTAAGCGTCGCCTGACGGCATTCGCCAACGAAATCTCCTCGCTCATCGAAGCAGCCCAGGCTGCTGGACTAAACGTGGTCAATTCCGATGAAGTACTCATGGTCACCGAGATGAGCGGCCACGACGTCGAGGAACCACGCCCGACTGAAGGGTTCGCCTTCCAGATCGAACGCGACAACACCCACGCCTACGTCTCGATCCACCCCGTGGAAGACGCCGAGGTTGTTGCCGCAAGCGGCCACGTGTCCGCAGTCGAGGGTTATGCCATTTTCGACCGCATCATCACCGCCCCGGACTTCCGCCGTCGCGGACTGGGCAGCTTGATCATGCGTGCCTTGGTCTCCCTTGCGTTGGAGCACGATGTCGAGGAAGGCCTGCTGATCGCCTCGGTCGACGGCCAGCAGCTCTACCAGTCGCTCGGTTGGACCAATCTGGGCAACGTTGTTCTCTTTGAAGGCAAGCAAGACGCCTAG
- a CDS encoding DEAD/DEAH box helicase, producing the protein MNAYSEQIALLGHGPTPSALLHSRTIQAREALTGPWPGWVHPEVREVFERTGVSSPWLHQVQAADLAHRGEHTIIATGTASGKSLAYQLPALNAIHTSSLENQASLVPQDGTVLYLAPTKALAADQLSAIAGFGLSSVRAASYDGDTEVSARRWIRDHANFILSNPDMLHFGILPNHTWWARVLRRLRFVIIDEAHSYRGVFGSNIANLLRRLRRICEYYGANPVFIGASATSADPAASFSKLIGATAQEVTTDFSPKGALTIALWEPPLTDLHGENGAPTRRTVVAETSNLLANLVCSHVRTLAFIKSRRGAETIATITRNMVDQVHPTLPDRVAAYRSGYLPAERRELEEQLRNGTLLGVASTSALELGIDVAGLDAVLVAGWPGTRASFFQQIGRAGRAGQDALAVLVASDDPLDTYLVNHPEAIFEAGVEATVFDPENPYVLSGHLCAAAEELPLRPEDLAAFGPSAHGLLESLVARGFLRRRPAGWFWTHPEHAASMVNLRADGGGPVSIIESDTGALLGTMDSPQTHYQAHTGAIYVHQGASYVVDELNEMDHCVMVTRANPDFYTQARDITTVEVRDIERSVQWGPITANFGDVVVTTQVVSFQRKSVMSNEILSEEPLDLEARDLHTKSVWFTIPERRLIAAGISPEEFPGALHAAEHAAIGLLPLVASSDRWDIGGVSTALHMDTSMPTIFVYDGHPGGAGFVERGYEKATAWLGATRDAIAACECASGCPSCVQSPKCGNKNNPLDKHGAIRLLSAILSEAAHSA; encoded by the coding sequence GTGAACGCTTATTCGGAACAGATCGCCTTGTTGGGCCACGGGCCAACCCCTTCGGCGCTGCTCCATTCCCGCACCATCCAAGCGCGCGAGGCGCTCACCGGACCGTGGCCGGGCTGGGTCCATCCTGAGGTTCGCGAAGTCTTTGAACGCACGGGCGTCAGCTCCCCCTGGCTGCATCAGGTCCAGGCAGCGGATCTTGCCCACCGAGGCGAACACACGATCATTGCCACCGGCACCGCCTCGGGCAAATCCTTGGCATACCAATTGCCGGCCCTGAACGCCATCCACACCTCCTCACTGGAAAACCAGGCAAGCCTGGTTCCCCAAGACGGCACCGTGCTCTATCTGGCACCCACCAAGGCTCTGGCAGCGGACCAGCTCTCTGCAATTGCGGGTTTCGGCCTCTCGAGCGTGCGGGCCGCCAGCTACGATGGCGACACGGAAGTTTCCGCACGTCGCTGGATCCGCGACCACGCAAACTTCATCCTCTCCAATCCCGACATGCTGCACTTTGGCATCCTGCCGAACCACACTTGGTGGGCCAGGGTCCTGCGCCGGTTGCGCTTTGTCATCATCGACGAAGCACACTCCTACCGCGGTGTTTTCGGATCGAACATCGCCAACCTGCTACGCCGGCTACGCAGGATCTGCGAATACTACGGGGCAAATCCGGTCTTTATCGGCGCCTCGGCCACCAGCGCCGATCCCGCCGCTTCCTTCTCCAAACTCATTGGTGCCACGGCACAAGAAGTCACCACCGATTTCTCGCCCAAGGGCGCACTGACCATCGCCCTGTGGGAACCGCCTCTCACGGATCTGCACGGTGAAAACGGGGCCCCAACCCGCCGCACGGTCGTTGCCGAAACCTCGAATCTGCTCGCCAATCTGGTCTGCTCCCACGTGCGAACGCTCGCCTTCATCAAGTCACGGCGTGGAGCCGAAACCATCGCCACGATCACCCGGAACATGGTCGACCAGGTCCACCCCACGCTTCCCGATCGCGTCGCGGCATACCGCTCCGGCTACCTGCCGGCCGAGCGGCGCGAACTCGAGGAGCAATTGCGCAACGGGACACTTCTGGGCGTGGCCTCAACCTCGGCACTTGAACTGGGGATCGACGTTGCCGGCCTCGACGCCGTGTTGGTGGCGGGTTGGCCCGGCACCAGGGCTTCGTTCTTCCAGCAGATCGGCAGGGCGGGGCGCGCCGGACAGGATGCCTTGGCCGTGCTCGTGGCAAGCGACGACCCGCTGGACACGTATTTGGTCAACCACCCCGAGGCCATCTTCGAAGCCGGCGTCGAGGCGACGGTGTTCGACCCCGAAAACCCCTATGTGCTTTCCGGCCACCTCTGCGCGGCCGCCGAAGAGCTTCCGTTGCGCCCGGAGGACCTTGCGGCGTTCGGCCCCTCCGCCCACGGGTTGCTTGAGTCGCTGGTGGCGCGGGGCTTCCTGCGCCGGCGCCCCGCAGGGTGGTTCTGGACGCATCCGGAGCATGCCGCCTCAATGGTCAACCTGCGCGCCGATGGCGGCGGACCGGTGAGCATCATCGAGTCAGACACGGGCGCGCTCCTGGGAACCATGGATTCGCCGCAGACCCACTACCAGGCACACACCGGGGCCATCTACGTCCACCAGGGTGCCAGCTACGTGGTTGACGAACTGAACGAAATGGACCACTGCGTCATGGTGACCCGGGCCAACCCGGATTTCTACACCCAGGCGCGCGACATCACCACGGTCGAGGTCAGGGACATCGAGCGAAGCGTGCAATGGGGCCCGATCACCGCCAACTTCGGGGACGTGGTGGTCACCACGCAGGTGGTGTCGTTCCAGCGCAAATCGGTGATGAGCAACGAAATCCTCAGCGAGGAGCCCCTGGACCTTGAGGCCCGCGACCTGCACACCAAGTCCGTGTGGTTCACCATTCCGGAGAGGCGGTTGATCGCCGCGGGCATCTCCCCCGAGGAATTCCCCGGCGCGCTGCATGCCGCCGAGCACGCGGCCATCGGTTTGCTGCCGCTGGTCGCGTCCAGCGACCGCTGGGACATTGGCGGGGTCTCCACCGCGCTTCACATGGACACGTCCATGCCCACCATCTTTGTCTACGACGGCCACCCCGGCGGAGCCGGATTCGTGGAGCGCGGATACGAAAAGGCCACGGCCTGGCTGGGCGCCACCCGGGATGCAATTGCCGCCTGTGAATGCGCAAGCGGGTGCCCGTCCTGCGTCCAGTCCCCCAAATGCGGGAACAAGAACAACCCGCTGGACAAACATGGCGCGATCCGCCTGCTCTCGGCCATCCTCAGCGAGGCGGCGCACTCGGCCTGA